The genomic window CTTGGTGATGCACCCAGAGAACATGCAACACTGCACTTGGGGTTCCTCCACTGAAGAGAGCATGGTCAGCAGAAATATCCCAAATCAATAGGTACTTGCTGTGGGAGAGCTGATTGCCTAATACAGTCTGTTGATACCAAAAACTCACATGGTAGGGCACAACCCAAGAACCCTCTGTACAAAGCAGTAAGTGTCTTGACATAGTTaaatataaaaactaaaaattgcACTGCACACAGATTTTCCAAACGAATTCAAGACAGCTGAAGTCAGATTGTACAAACCgttagttaaaaaaataccttcttgAATATTTTGAGAAGTGGAAAGAGTCTTCGTGCAAATGTTCAGCCTTGATCAAGCAGAGGACATAAAATTGTAAACGCATTAGTTCCTTTCTCATCTGCTGTATGCACCCAACGTTATCTATCTTCTGCAGTATGATTAGGGTTAGAAAATCGGTTTCATCTGTAAATGTCACCTTTCCAGTTCCACTGATGTAACATCAAGACACTACTGGTGTCATATCCCACAACTGtcaatacaataaaatataacaaCATAGTGAATAATGGttaaagacaataaaatacagtgtaaatataatctttaaataatttgcaCTCATGTCAGTGGTGGAGGTTGACCAAACAACACTCTGTATGTCACTATGTTTTATCCCTATGAGTCAGGTTCATAGTTGACcttaaaagaaaccaaaaaactcCCATTACATTGCTAACTTGAATGATCAGCATATTCATAACACATTgtgaggatttttcttttttaaattaattaagcTGTTATAAACGTATTCATTATTTTAACTATTTCTTTATCTAGCCACACTGAGATTTGCCATGTTGAAAGAAAGCTGGTCTTCCTGGAGGAAAAGCTACAGTTAGAACTTGTcccagcctccttcaggcaaTAACTTTATAGACCAAGACCTCCTTGGTACTTATTGGGCAAAAATCCACTAGTGAGAAGCCTCTTGTGTAGAAGAAGGCAGACAGGACATAGTTGCAGCCACATGGGAGAGTAAGGGGAAATGAAATACAGGAGCTAGAGAACATTCCTTGCTCCTACCTTAATAACCTTGTCTGTCCCCGAGGTCAACAGCCATCCCCTGGTGGCATCAAAGTGTACGTGAACAATGTTGTGCTTACTGTCGTGGAAAGTAGCTGTAGGCGCCCGCctgaagaaagaaatccaaaaatCAACAAGAACTGCAACTGCAGGATTTTCCCCCAAATTTTTCTCTATTGAGGGAATAACTATCTGTCTGCTGCTGTAAGCCATTAATTCAGCAGTCACTCCGTAAACTCTACCATGAGACCCTTTCTGGCATGAAAAGAACAGGGTAGAGGAGGGCTCCTCTATCCCTCCCAGCTTGATAGTCACCCCAGAGGCTTATCTTGCTGAAAAAGCCCAGGGATCACCATGCcgggctgctccctcctggagcctcgCATCTGCCCAGGTCCTTCCAGATGCAGAAGTTTTGCCCCATTCCAGTGCAAGCCGGCTCAGTGTCCACACTTACTCTTCATCTGTTATGGACTCGTGACAGCTGTCGCAGACCCTCACTTCAAACTCAAACCCCATCAGCGGGATGGAGGAGCGCTTGGAGCTGCATTTGCCGCACACAGCTTTTCCACACTTCCGGCAGTGATGCTGTAGGAGACAACATGCAGAAAGACATCTTAAGCCACAAAACCAGATCAGGTCACTGCTCAGGTCCCACTGGTTCTACCATCTCATTCCAGCAAGACCCAGCCAAGGCTGCAGCAAACAGGAAAGTTTCTCAAATTCCAGGAGAACATGGAGCACTTTTTCACCTCTTTCCCAAAAGTCTCCGTCTGCAGCCCTCTCCTGCtgagcaggaaaacacagcagcatGTTTCAAGCAGACCAATAAGCCTTTTCCAGTACAGCCTGAGCAGTTACACACGTTTACCCAAACTGTTTGAAAACAGCTTTGGTTCCAGCACAATCTCTGAAAATCAGCCgcaaatttctttctgtaacatatttgattaaaataagcaaaatccCAAGTGGCTAAAGCCATGGAAGGCCCCAAAACAATCTATTGTCCAACCAGTCCCTTTGCTATTGGGACTGgttggaaaaacaaaagtgtGTTCCTCACAACCCAAAACCCAGCCTCATCAGTGGGGCGTTCACTGTCCCACTACTGAGCATTGAGTGGAAGAACGAAGTGCAAGTTCTCAAAGCTTTAGGGAGAAAAAGGTTACCACAATCTATTATGAGAGGAAAGCCTAATTGCAATATGTGAACCCATCAAAGGACACATACAAACCTGCCTGAGGCCTATTTTCTTACTGTCCCACATTTGCTTGAAGTTCCAGAAGAAAGGCTGGTCACATTTTTGACAGGAATCACTATCCAGCCACTCAGGGGTCTGcaacacacatgcacataaaCACAAAGTGGAATTGagcaacaaacagaaaagcttcCAATGGAGCCTAAAGGCAGGACAAGAAAGATGTATTGTGATGTGGCAATATGGCCAGCTAAACTTGATTTAAAATCTCCATTTTCACAGGATGCCATTTTGACTGTTCCCTGAGATGTCTTTTTTGGCTTATCTATGAGCTTTGAAGGACATGGGAGGAACACTTTGCACACAAATCATGAAGAAGTGTTTGATAATAAGACCACAGAAATAACCCGGGAACAAATCAGCCTCCCCCGTATCTCCAGTTATGGAATTAAGCATGTAAGAATACTTTGTCCTGTCCTATCTGGACAGCATTTACCACCTGCTATTGCCTCTGATGGAAACTGGGGGCAATTAGTATTTCCAATAGCCAAGAAACTCATCTGAAAGGAAAGGGGAGTTCTTGGAAATACTGATGTGGTTGAggtttttcatattctttctttctttaatacTGTAAGAGGTGTTCCTGCTGTCAGAGGTATCTGTGCTACAAATCACACATAGGGGTGAGAAAGATGAGATTCATCTGAACAACTCTAAGACCCAAACCAGCTCTTTTCTCTACTTTTACAAAAGACAAGGGAAGGCAGGTCTCCTATTTCCTAACATGGTGTGTAGCTTTGCATTCATGCTGTGGATAACGCAGGTAAGAagacttaaagaaaataaagactatATTAAAGGCActtctctctcctgcagccAGGTTTTGCTGTGCAGAGTAGCATGGATCAGATGCCCTGTAGGGAAGTAAGTCTTGCCAGATCCTGAAAGAGCTCAGGAAATGCCTGAAGTAGCAGGACAGCACATGGAAGGGTCAGTCATTGTCCTCCACTACCTTTGGGTCCTCTGACACTTGTCTTGCACTGAGCTGCTGAGGGGCATGCAGTGCATCTCCCCACAGTGTTTAGGAAACCCTCCAGGGGACATGAGACTCAGGAAGAGTCCTGGTTCTTGAACCCTCTCCAGATGGCAGCAGTTTTTCTGTCCTAATCTGGCCTAGTGAGAACGACACTTCTTCCCTGACAGACAACTTCTGCTCCTTTTTCTGCCCCAAAAGAGCAAGAGCTCCATCCAAAGCTGGTCCTGGTAAGTTGGTCCATCCTGTGTCTCCAGTGGAGCAGGCCCAGGCAGACCATGACAGCCCTGCCAATGCTGTGTCTGCAACACTGCAACATGTTCCCACTAGTACTATCAATGCATGAGATTAAATAAACATTGACTAATGTTTCATACATTGTGAGGAAACAATTAGCAAATTTCAGTTGTCGTATCAGAGCCACTTATTTCTCACGTGCTGCAAATTAAAATGGCAAGACACGCTGCTGAGATTAGGAACTAATACTCATAGAAAAGCCAGACAGATATGAGTTAAGGGCAAATGGAGACCCTCAGCTCCAAGGATATCTTTTATCCCCAGCAATAAAGCAATCACCTGCTTCATATTCTTCTGCCAGTTATTCTGAAGGCAGTTCATTCTGCTGGGgcaaatttttgtcttttctaccCACAACAGTCTTTCTGTTTAATGCCTACAGATTTACTGTGTGTATAACTTTTCATCTCTTAAGCATTTGAATACTATAGAGGAAGAAGACATTTTGCTTGTGACAAGTAACCACTTTGTAgtcaaataaaaacacagtttctAGCATCTTTCAGATGTTGTCTTcttacagctttttaaaaatagagttgaaaatgaagaaatggcTTAATTCACTCTAATGCAATCTCTAAGGTGTGGGAAAATCTGATACAATAAAGTGAGTACTGAGGACACATCACATGGAGAAAATCTTTAAATAAGGGCAAAAATACCAAAGCCAAAATCCAGAAGGTGCTCTAGGACCCCAAACCAAGATTTGGTATTAAAATCTCAAAGATTCATGTTTTGGGAGTGGTTTGGCACCAAGAACACCCTATTGTGCTACTGATAACAAGAACAAGCCCACATAGCCATAGGCTGAGAAAGCAGAGCACCCATTAGCACCCGCTGTTAGGCCTTCATTTAGCTAATTATATTTCTCCTCTATTTTTTAAACCAGCCTTCTCATAGCATTGCTGCATGTTTTGTGACAAGCAAACCCTTACTGTAGCCTTTTGAAGGcagcaaataaataaagattttaatttctggatGTTCAAGTTGCAGCAAAAAGGAAACATCTGTTGGGAAGGAGGAAACCACTCTCCATTCATTCCACTTTAGGGGCCGATGACATACTTGGCCATTGGACTAGCAATTAAAGAGAGCCAACTGGAATGCTAACTCACATTAAAAAGGGAGCTCAGTTCCTGCCTATACCTACTTCAgtagttttttaaaatcaagtttttcACTTAGATTTCCTCCTTCCTCAAGGGAGACCCACAAAATCCAGGGAGGCCAAAGCTCTTAAGAACCAGCAAAGATGATGAAAGCTCACCCTGTGAAAAGCCTTGCTCAGATCTATCCACTGCAGGGACTTGGGGTGCCTTTGTACCCTCTGCAGGAAGAGGGCAGAGGTTTGACACATGTCACCAGCATTTGCCAGGCTGTCGAGCAGGGCTGGCGCCTCACTCACTCAACACAGTGCTCGCTCCCCCTCTCTGAGTCAAGGCTCAGGAATTGCCAAGTggaggctgctcctgcagtgccaaAGACATGGGCTACATTTTTGCACCCGCTTACATTTGCTGGCTGTGAAGCACAAAAGCAATTAGAAATGTGTGGGTGAAATCTTAGTCTGGATCAGAGTAGCCATCATTTACCCTGCTTCTACATTGTTACACCAGAGCAAGACCAAGTAGCAGGTGTGACTGAAGCCCTAGTTAAATGTCTTTTTAtcaaaaacagtgaaaaaatcaCACTGGGTTGCAGTTTTCCAGAGATGACAAAGAgctctgttgttttgttttcttaaaaacaacaCTAATCCATCCATTTACATCTGAACTGATGATATTTCTCAGGATAAACAAAGCTGAGCATGTCACAATATCCTCCTTACAGGATGTCTTTCAGAGCAGTAATGTAAAGAGTAAGAGTCATTTAGCAGTCTTTTTAATACACATTTTCTGCCAGTCAATTTCCCCTGTACCATATTATCAAAGGCATGGCATAATTGCTGTATAACAACTGAGGCATAcccaaaaacatttttagagcTTGGCATGATCTTGTTTATGTTGAAAGTTGCCGTTTTAGAAAGGCCCCTTCTTCCCAAGACTGTTTCAGATCAAACTGATGAGAATTAAGCATCTACCTCCTGCCTCTCAACATCCATGTTCCAGACGACAATTCCTCCATCTGCTCCGCAAGAGATGAGCTGCCGAGTGTGGTGAGCATAGGAGAGAGACTGAACTTTAtcactgaaaaggaaacaagacaGTTACTAATCAACCATCTATAGCTAGTGCACAAGTAAGCATAGAATATACAATAAAGCAGTACAAACTGCTTTGTTTGCCCATATGTTTCCCTCCCCCATTCACTGTACATGGCATCCATCAGATGCAAATCAGTCTTTGCTGTCCAGCTGGGACCAGAAAGAGAGTGTGGCTTATCTGGGCAGCATCCACAAAAGCAAAGACCTGTTCTGATAACTGGTTTTGCTGCCCCTGAGATGGGAGGTTCCAGCTACACCAGGAAGCCTcaacagagctgcagctctgggcctCTCTGAAGGCACAACTGGATGCATGAAAGCTCTAGTAAGGTACCTTCTTGTCAAAGAGTCCGTAACAACTTTGTTTTTGTAAAGCCCTCCATCATCTAGAAATGAAGCACTGAGGAACTactgaagattttcttttagCACTAAAAAGTACAGAGTTTCAAAAATAATATAGGAATCACTAAATTGTTCCTAAGCTTTCTCAGAGTAAGGTAGAAAATTTAGgtgcttctgtttcttcttttaaggaaaaaaacaacatgggaaaaataatttgctcaAGCCTCCAAAGATGGGCTCGATCcttcataaaagaaagaaaaccaagctTCATCTCAAACTGTTTACAACCTGGGGAACAAAGACCACATAACACTGTTACAGAAAAAACCAAGGTTATGAAGACACAGTAACTGAGAATACCGTGACTGGAAATAATCCAcaatatttggttttctttgctaCCACCACTGATCTTGTCTGCCCAAAGGACTTTCATGCTAACACATTTGCTTTTGCACATGGCTGCACCTGCAGAGGGAAATGCACTTATGGAAGAGTTTGGTACAACACAGCCACCTTTCACAGTGCCTGCTTGCTGACACCAGAGGCACCATCGGAATTCTTTTAGGACTTTATGCTGTACTATTCCAGCTGACAGCCATGCCACAGATTAAGATCCAGAGGCTAATTTTATATTAGGAGAACTAATTTCCACAGCAATAAATCTAGCAGCAATGCATTAGCAAGCACCACTGGAAGGGTATAAGAGTGATCTGGGAACTTCAGcaagagctctgcagtgctctgaAATCCCAGAGGCATGCAAATCACTCAGCAAGTGCAGCATCACTGTATGAACATGTAAGAAACTGTTAGGCCAAAACCACCACGGGATTTTGCCTTTCCAGACCTAAGCCTGGACACAAGTCCCACATATATGCTGTCTCAATACTCTGAAACAAACTTGTTGCATTGCCAGTGTTAAAAGATGGGGAGATCATTGCCACTAGAGCCATTCTGACCTCTAATCAACACCCAGTAGGGACTTAGTCTTCTTCAAAGACATCTACTATGCTGCACAAATGTACATGCAAAGATGATGCCTCTTGCATTGAGGAGATGTAAAGGCTCCTACAGGTGAAATGCATTAATTAGAATTCAGGCTGTAGGTAAAGTGGCTTGGAAAAAGTTAGTGTGGAGGAAAAAGGGACTAATTGTTCAAGCCCGATGCTCCCTCTAGGGGAAGGAAAGACCTTGACACCTAAAACTCGAGAATTTCTCGGCAGCTGTTCTCATTTGAGGACATTCCTCATTCCAACAGAGGTGCAGGCTCTGGCATAACACATTTGGGATTATAGATACTGTGCTTCCCTTCACCACCCTCTGCAGACTCTCAAATCAGCCTGTGGGCTCAACACTGAGAAACTTACTATAAGCAAATTATTCCTGATGTACATGAACCATAGGGAGTCATACATACAAGTTTGAAGCTTGTGAAGACTGTAAGCTTTGGGCTGTTTGTTTCCAGATGTGAGTTCTGCCTTTAGCTTTTCTGCCAtaaaagcaggagggagggctTTGAACGTACTTATGTCCTTGCAGCTCGATGgctgttccttttcttcctccaatATCCCACATTATAATGGAATGATCAGAACTGCCTGAGAATAAAACTCGCTGTATTGGGTCCCAACAGAGAGCAGTGACACCACCTGCAATAAGAGCGGACACAACAGTCATTTTGTTACAGAAAGTGGAAGACCAGAATgtaactaaataaaaatgacagagaCAGCGATTAAAATGCAGGCCTCTTTAGCAAAGGCCATGCAGCCACGTGCCGTGTGCCAGTGGAAAACTAACAGGCTAGAAAACCTACTGAGATTCCTGAGAGCAGCCCAGCTGCTCTTCTGTGGGCAGAGGGCTCCACTGCCACTTGCACTGAATAGTAAAATGTAGTAGAAGGATGGTCACAGTGTGACTATACAGCTTTTCATCTCCACGATTTTTAAgagattaaaagagaaataagtgTGGAATATTATGGGCATCTTCTCAGTATCCTAGCACAAGGATTGTGCTACCTTGTGATTGAGCTATTAGCATTTAGTCAGACAGGAGGGATATGGAGAGAAAATGCTGAGGAATGACCACCATTTCTTCTGTTGGATGGCAGGATCCTATCCAGAATTGCTCTTTTTTAAAGGGTGATGGGGCTCAACTTCCAGCAGTGAAACAAGCAATTAGTGCATCCAAGATGTGCCTATTCCCTTTGGGAAAAAGTGTCTACTAGCATGGGTCTCTCCTTTATGAGCACCCATTCTTCTCCAAAAACTACCACAACTTGTTCTAGTCTTCTCTGCTTTAATTGGTAGCTACTGATTATGGCATTTTCTGCCATATATGTTTTCTGCTCAGAGTTCTGATGACTCTTGTTTTTACCAATACAGCTTCCCTGAACTGCTGTGACAGTTTAAGGTCTGTGTTCCTTTTATGCTATGCACTGGCACAAGCCATCCTAGTGTTTCACAGGAGAGTTAAACCACCATAATGCTGAACATAGATGAAGAACCAGACTGGGTCTCCACCTGAGGCCTTACCTGTGTGTCCCTTAAATGTTGTAACAAGGCTGCAGGACTCTTGCTCTAGTTTGAGTATGGTCACTTGCCCAGAATGATCACCAACAAACACATGCCGGGTTTCCACATCAAATCTGATGGATAAATGCTGAGGGAAATATATTGTTTACACAAGCTACGCATTCCTTTCATGACTTGCTAATTCTTTTAACATGAGCATACTGCAACCTTGTGAATAGTGCTCCAGTCTCAAGGAGGTATTCAGAGTGTACTTTTAGGCACCTGTTCATACTAATAGTGCAGTATCCCTGAgtaaaccaaagagaaaaaattagaCTATTCTAGAAGACACAATTTGTGTTTTTGTTATGAAACACCTTTGAAGCAGCCCTTCTCCACAAACATAGGAGTTGTCTCCCTGGGCTCTGTAACTTAGGTATTAGCGTTGAATGGTATCTACTCTCTCCTTCCcaaacttctttaaaataactattactagttttctgtttgtattgGATTTGCATGTCAaagttttggtagtggggggtATACAgtgtggcttctgtgagaaggtttgctggtaggacttgtgaccccgTGGGAACGCACGTTTGAGCAGTTGTTCCCAAAGGgctgcaccccatggaaggaacccatgctggagcagaggaagagtgtgaggagtcctcccttAGAGGAAGAAGGATCAGCAAAGACAACATGCAATGGACCAACTGCAACCCCCCAGGAGACAGAACAAATCAGGACTGAAGTGGAGCCCaggcaggaagaaagaaggagtggggggaaggtgtttttaagatttggttttatttctcataaccctactctgatttgattggtaataaattaaactaatttccccaagttgagtctgttttgtctgtgaCAAaacagtaactggtgagtgatctctccttgTCCTTATCTTGGCctttctttatgttttctctccctcacCCAGTTGAGAAGGGGAGTGACACAGTGactttggtgggcacctggcacccagtcagggtcaacccaccacaatgCTTCTTCATTATAGTCAAGTTCATGAATATagtgaaaaagtattttttcatgtcATATTTGAGGAAGTGTCGACTACATCAGACACCTCACACATCATATTCTAAACTGAATAAAATCTGGACCACTTAACCACCTACTGGAACCACCTAACTGGACAGATTCTGACCTCTTCATCCAATTAATTCCACATTCAGAGTCCATACCAGATATTTAAGGAGCAACTGCTTTTAGCACTCCATAAGAGCAGTGCTATTTaagaaacactgattttaagCACACAGGacataggagaaaaaaaaagaaaacccaaacatgtTCCTGGTTGtgccaaatatttttgcagtactTGCCAATGATTCTTCCTTCCACTGCCCTCCACCATCATGAGCAGATGACTCAAATTAAAGTGTCCTCCAAAAGTTCACTCAAAATGGTCTGTTCTCTAGAGAGATTTAGAGAATACAGGACAAATTCTTGCATTatgctttcaaaaacatttataatttaatttaaaattaagtccAGTCTTTATGCCATTTATATTGGCTGAATGACCAGATAATATAAAGCAAGTCCATATTGGAACAGTAATTTTGAGAAGGTCTCAATTCTCCTGAACTAGCAAAACACACATCTATACCACGTACACTCTGGGGCATTAAAAAGTCTGTTAATGCTAACCCCTGTTTTCAGCCTAAGAGCTCACACTTTTCtactttccttttcatttgcagtaaagctgaattaatatttcttttattgttgggtggctggggcagctctgcgTGAATAAGCCACTCGAGTGCCATTTCTGGAGTCATTTACTCTTCGGTTAACCCAAATTCCCAACACATAGTGAGCAGTTCCAGAGTGAAGGACAAGTGctcattattttatattaaagtCATTTAATTTTTACCATGCATGCACACAGGCACTCTGACCTGATCACCAACCTACTTTGCTACCATTAATTCTCTGAAGAAAGCAGGCACTGCATGTTTAAATGAAGGTCCTATCCATATTTATTACAATAGCAGTCCACAATAGGTTGCAGATCACTCATTGTGGTGGTTAAAAATGCTTAGACCTAAATATGCCATAATGCATTAAGGAGACAAAGCAAGGAGAATAGGCAGTTTTTTAAATTGGCTTTAAGTAACAGTTTCTCTCACAAAACACTGAATCTATACAGGGCACAAAATTTGGAGGACAGCTAGACAAATAAACTAAAAGGGCTGTCTGAGTGccaaagagcagaaataaaactgagagCTCAGCAAAGGATACTGCAGGCCACAGGCACCTGCGCTGGTGCGGTACCCTCCCAGCCGCTGGCCACTTTCTGAACAGTGCCATGTGAAGTGTTTATCTTGTCCAGTGCTTAACACCCACTCCATTTCCAGGACAAAGAGAATCATGATGACCCTGCTTTGATGAGCTGAAAATTAAGCAGACAGACACATAATCACATTGCAGAGAAAAACATGGGGGCAGAATAACACTGCAAATACCAACTGCACCCAACTCCTCCACTCACCCTTCCCTACAGAAGCAGCTGGTATTTAATAATCCAGTTGACATCAGCTAGCATGCAAGGTTGTAAGGTCCCTGCTCTGCATATTCAGCGTTTGCATGAGAAAGAGTGGAAGCAAGACTTAACTCCTTCCATGCCTATTGCAGCCATTTGTCTTCCACAGTAGCACAAGTCTTCCCTCCATGATTGTATCATCACTAACAAAACTGCCATTGTGGAATGGACTTGGGGCTTCGTATAAAGCTCTTTTGAGCCGGTTTTATGACAGCAGTACAGATGCCTACCCTGCCACTCCTCCTGCTGTGAAGTCTGGTGGATCTGGGTTGTGGTACCCCAGCAGAATGATGAGTTACAGGGACAACGCTGCACCAAAGGAAAGTTTCAGCATTGCACGTAAACCAGATAGAAAAGTTAttggaataaaacaaaagaaaaagaaaaatatcacagcTGTGTTAGATGAATAAAACAGCTGAAGGAATAAATCTCTACTGCTACCAAAATAAAGCCATCAAAAGCTTTACATTAAAACAAGGGAATGCATGTTTGTACAGACAGTTTTTTGTATGAATGACCAGTGGGCTTGGTCATGAAGTGCTGATTGAGCtgactttttaataaaacaagtGGCTGGAAAGACTTGCAGAACTATTCCCAGCTGTAACTTAGCAGTGAATGCCATACTCCTGAATCTATAGCCCTGCTGATTTGTCTGTTCTGAGACCCGCCAACATGTATTGCACAAAACAGGCTGGTTGTATTGCTTGTATTTGTTTGCGCAAAAGctgacaccaaaaaaaaaaaaaaaaattaaatatgtttggAAGCTTAAACACCAGCCCCAAGCCTCCACTTGAAATGCGAGAAATTCTTCAGAACAGTATTGGAATATTGCTGTCTGCCCTGCACAAATATACAGCACAAATGAGAACTGCGTTCAAATCCTATAAGAGGAATCAGTTGTAGCAAGGAAGTGGTGGCTTACACAAGCCAACACCTGCCCTGATCCACACTGCTTTTTTAGATGGAGATTCCCTGAGGAGAAAAGTCAAAAGATGCATTGACACAAGTTGCCACAACTGTGATTGGCAGCTAGACCAGTTTACAGTGTCAGACATGAACTTGTGCCCAGGTGCTTTCACCCTTGCCCATAGAAGGGGTCAGATTTTGGCTGTCATTTCCATACACTTTTACATTCCAGATAGAAGGATGGGGACCACCAAGGAGTCACTTGAGCTCTTTCAAATAGATCCTATCTCCTCTCGGCCCTTGTTTTCTTTGGGGGGAAATTCAGTGACCCCATAGGTGGTTCATGCCTGTCTTTACCTTTCTGCTGGTCTCTCCGGAAACATCCACACTAGCTGGTGGAGTGGTGCACTGAGAGAGGGTCATGATGATCTGCATGCTGCTACAAGCACCTGATGGGCTTGTAAACATGTCCTAGGGGCTTGTGTGCACCAGCAAGGTCATAGACAAGGCCATGTACTTTCACAGGATGTCCAAAGCTGGCCGAGGTCAGACTGTTCAAGGCCTGTCCAGAAATGTTACTGCTA from Chiroxiphia lanceolata isolate bChiLan1 chromosome 2, bChiLan1.pri, whole genome shotgun sequence includes these protein-coding regions:
- the WDFY2 gene encoding WD repeat and FYVE domain-containing protein 2 isoform X2, which produces MDTLQDLGPVCIPVHWFRTVRVWLKRDSGQYWPSIYHAMPSPCSCMSFNPETRRLSIGLDNGTISEFILSEDYNKMTLVKSYQAHQSRVIMILFVLEMEWVLSTGQDKHFTWHCSESGQRLGGYRTSAGACGLQFDVETRHVFVGDHSGQVTILKLEQESCSLVTTFKGHTGGVTALCWDPIQRVLFSGSSDHSIIMWDIGGRKGTAIELQGHNDKVQSLSYAHHTRQLISCGADGGIVVWNMDVERQETPEWLDSDSCQKCDQPFFWNFKQMWDSKKIGLRQHHCRKCGKAVCGKCSSKRSSIPLMGFEFEVRVCDSCHESITDEERAPTATFHDSKHNIVHVHFDATRGWLLTSGTDKVIKLWDMTPVVS
- the WDFY2 gene encoding WD repeat and FYVE domain-containing protein 2 isoform X1 — its product is MAAEPQPKALTRKPLLLNKVEGSQEVVNMAAIVPKEDGVISVSEDRTVRVWLKRDSGQYWPSIYHAMPSPCSCMSFNPETRRLSIGLDNGTISEFILSEDYNKMTLVKSYQAHQSRVIMILFVLEMEWVLSTGQDKHFTWHCSESGQRLGGYRTSAGACGLQFDVETRHVFVGDHSGQVTILKLEQESCSLVTTFKGHTGGVTALCWDPIQRVLFSGSSDHSIIMWDIGGRKGTAIELQGHNDKVQSLSYAHHTRQLISCGADGGIVVWNMDVERQETPEWLDSDSCQKCDQPFFWNFKQMWDSKKIGLRQHHCRKCGKAVCGKCSSKRSSIPLMGFEFEVRVCDSCHESITDEERAPTATFHDSKHNIVHVHFDATRGWLLTSGTDKVIKLWDMTPVVS